The following proteins are co-located in the Hydrogenophaga sp. RAC07 genome:
- a CDS encoding MerR family transcriptional regulator, which produces MTSSSSETPAGHTIADVERDTGLSKDTLRVWERRYGFPMPARDALGERQYDNEQLIRLRHIRRLIDAGHRPGGVVALPLAELVALDTQRPGKRIQARAPAASDVECPALAQWLPMLRRQDAHGLRQALAQALMERGLARLITDCVAPLNVQVGQAWLEGRLAVYEEHLYTEIVQSVLRQALGQLTQARAPAPPRILLTTLPGEVHGLGLLMAECFMVMEGCHTIPLGVQTPLPDIVAATATSGADIVALGFTAAQNPREVRAALDQLRERLPARVEIWAGGQCPALLKPQRGRAPGAGPVFWPMARLQDIPVGVARWRAQALAWASAT; this is translated from the coding sequence ATGACAAGCTCAAGCTCCGAAACCCCTGCCGGGCACACCATCGCCGACGTCGAACGCGACACCGGTCTGTCCAAAGACACGCTGCGGGTGTGGGAGCGGCGCTATGGTTTTCCCATGCCCGCGCGCGACGCCTTGGGCGAGCGGCAGTACGACAACGAACAGCTGATCCGCCTGCGCCACATCCGCCGCCTCATCGACGCAGGCCACCGGCCCGGGGGCGTGGTGGCCTTGCCGCTGGCCGAACTCGTTGCACTGGATACGCAGCGCCCGGGCAAGCGGATTCAAGCGCGCGCGCCCGCCGCCAGCGACGTGGAGTGCCCGGCGCTGGCGCAGTGGCTGCCCATGCTGCGCCGCCAGGACGCCCACGGGTTGCGCCAGGCCCTGGCCCAGGCGCTGATGGAGCGCGGCCTGGCCCGCCTGATCACCGACTGTGTGGCGCCGCTGAACGTGCAGGTCGGCCAGGCCTGGCTGGAAGGACGGCTGGCGGTGTACGAAGAACACCTCTACACCGAGATCGTGCAGTCGGTGCTGCGCCAGGCGCTGGGCCAGCTCACGCAGGCCCGCGCACCCGCGCCGCCGCGCATTTTGCTCACCACGCTGCCGGGTGAGGTGCACGGGCTGGGCCTGCTCATGGCCGAATGTTTCATGGTGATGGAGGGCTGCCACACCATTCCGCTGGGCGTGCAGACGCCGCTGCCCGACATCGTGGCCGCCACGGCCACCAGCGGCGCGGACATCGTGGCGCTGGGCTTCACCGCCGCGCAAAACCCGCGCGAGGTGCGCGCCGCGCTCGACCAGCTGCGCGAGCGTTTGCCAGCGCGGGTTGAAATCTGGGCCGGTGGCCAGTGCCCGGCGCTGCTCAAACCGCAACGCGGCCGCGCCCCCGGTGCGGGCCCGGTGTTCTGGCCCATGGCGCGCCTGCAGGATATTCCGGTGGGCGTGGCCCGCTGGCGTGCCCAAGCCCTGGCATGGGCAAGCGCCACATGA
- a CDS encoding NAD(P)/FAD-dependent oxidoreductase produces the protein MFTDLPSTPHLSANRTPRVAIVGSGISGLAAAHALQGLADITLFEAGDYFGGHTHTVDMTLPNAQGVATTFGVDTGFLVLNERTYPNLLALFAQLGVPIAKSDMSFSVQAPGAAPGGGPLEWSGCNLSTVFAQRRNLVNPRFLRMLADIVRFNRVTTKLAEQGEDLRENSPLLQPLGDFLKAQRFSDEFRDWYFLPMMGCIWSCPTDQMLAFPVATMVRFCHNHGLIQVTNRPQWYTVEGGARQYVQKITDNIADKRLNTPVQQVLRDGQGVRVVTEGHVERFDAIVLACHSDQALRLLGGQASADEREVLGAIRYQPNLAVLHTDSSVLPRSELAWAAWNYERAPSRGVESAQVCLHYLLNRLQPLPVAQPVVVSLNPQREIAAKHVVGEYAYDHPVFDLAAIRAQARVPAMQGKLNTYFAGAWTGYGFHEDGLKSGLHAARSLIDAHQLVPTTQREQAQRAALPGVFA, from the coding sequence ATGTTCACGGACCTCCCCAGCACCCCGCACCTCAGCGCCAACCGCACACCACGCGTGGCCATCGTCGGCTCCGGCATCTCGGGCCTGGCCGCCGCCCACGCCCTGCAGGGCCTGGCCGACATCACGCTCTTTGAAGCGGGCGACTACTTCGGCGGCCACACGCACACGGTCGACATGACCTTGCCGAACGCGCAAGGCGTGGCCACCACCTTTGGTGTGGACACCGGTTTTCTGGTGCTCAACGAACGCACCTACCCCAACCTGCTGGCCTTGTTTGCGCAACTCGGTGTGCCCATTGCCAAGTCCGACATGTCGTTTTCGGTGCAGGCACCGGGTGCCGCGCCGGGCGGTGGGCCGCTGGAGTGGAGCGGCTGCAACCTCTCCACCGTGTTCGCCCAGCGCCGCAACCTGGTCAACCCGCGCTTCCTGCGCATGCTGGCGGACATCGTGCGCTTCAACCGCGTCACCACGAAGCTGGCCGAGCAGGGCGAAGACCTGCGCGAGAACAGCCCGCTGTTGCAACCGCTGGGTGACTTTCTCAAGGCGCAACGCTTCTCCGACGAATTCCGCGACTGGTACTTCCTGCCCATGATGGGTTGCATCTGGAGCTGCCCGACCGACCAGATGCTGGCCTTCCCGGTGGCCACCATGGTCCGCTTCTGCCACAACCACGGCCTGATCCAGGTGACCAACCGCCCGCAGTGGTACACGGTGGAAGGCGGCGCGCGCCAGTACGTGCAGAAGATCACCGACAACATCGCCGACAAGCGCCTGAACACCCCCGTGCAGCAAGTGCTGCGCGATGGCCAGGGCGTGCGCGTGGTCACCGAAGGCCACGTCGAGCGCTTTGACGCCATCGTGCTGGCCTGCCACAGCGACCAGGCCTTGCGCCTGCTCGGTGGTCAGGCTTCGGCGGATGAACGCGAGGTGCTCGGCGCCATCCGTTACCAGCCCAACCTCGCGGTGCTGCACACCGACAGCTCGGTGCTGCCCAGGAGCGAACTCGCCTGGGCCGCCTGGAACTACGAGCGCGCGCCGAGCCGAGGCGTGGAATCGGCCCAGGTCTGCCTGCACTACCTGCTCAACCGTTTGCAGCCGCTGCCGGTGGCGCAGCCGGTGGTGGTGTCGCTCAACCCGCAGCGCGAGATCGCAGCGAAACATGTGGTGGGCGAGTACGCCTACGACCACCCGGTGTTCGACCTGGCCGCCATCCGCGCGCAAGCCCGCGTGCCCGCCATGCAGGGCAAGCTCAACACGTACTTTGCGGGCGCGTGGACCGGCTACGGCTTCCACGAAGACGGCTTGAAGTCGGGTCTGCACGCGGCACGCTCGCTGATCGATGCACACCAACTGGTGCCCACGACCCAGCGGGAACAAGCCCAGCGCGCGGCCCTGCCTGGAGTGTTTGCGTGA
- a CDS encoding SAM-dependent methyltransferase, whose product MNSSTASTSPAGFSLPRNAPAAARTTLQLLQRLVHGSLTLQLPDGSVQRFGQVEGQHASMKLNNWNVCSASLKSGDIGFAETYIAGDWTTSNLPALLSLMVANRREVEDVIYGSWLGRFAYRVKHLLNRNSKTNSRKNIHAHYDLGNAFYGLWLDDTMNYSSAWFETPDQAMEAAQHAKVRRALRMTDVKPGDRVLEIGCGWGALAEKATTEFDAHVTGVTLSTEQLEFANERMQRLGRADRADLRLQDYRDISDAPFDAICSIEMVEAVGREYWPTYFQTVSRLLKPGGKACVQSIVIDDEHFERYIKGTDFIQQYVFPGGCLPCPREFRAQAAKAGLEVVDEFAFGQDYARTLAIWRERFLHEQERVLQLGFDQRFLRIWEFYLAYCEAAFEQGSTDVVQYTLRKPV is encoded by the coding sequence ATGAACAGCTCCACCGCCTCCACCAGCCCCGCCGGTTTTTCGCTGCCGCGCAACGCCCCCGCCGCCGCCCGCACCACACTGCAACTGCTCCAGCGCCTGGTGCACGGCAGCCTCACACTGCAATTGCCCGACGGCTCGGTGCAGCGCTTCGGCCAGGTCGAGGGCCAGCACGCGAGCATGAAGCTCAACAACTGGAACGTCTGCTCTGCCTCGCTCAAGTCGGGCGACATCGGCTTTGCCGAAACCTACATTGCCGGCGACTGGACCACATCGAACCTGCCCGCGCTGCTCTCGCTGATGGTGGCCAACCGACGCGAAGTGGAAGACGTGATCTACGGTTCGTGGCTTGGACGTTTCGCCTACCGCGTCAAGCACCTGCTCAATCGCAACAGCAAGACCAACAGCCGCAAGAACATCCACGCCCACTACGACCTGGGCAACGCGTTCTACGGCCTGTGGCTGGACGACACGATGAACTACTCGTCGGCGTGGTTCGAAACCCCCGACCAGGCCATGGAAGCCGCGCAACACGCCAAGGTGCGCCGCGCGCTGCGCATGACCGATGTGAAGCCGGGTGACCGCGTGCTGGAGATCGGCTGCGGCTGGGGCGCGCTGGCCGAAAAGGCCACCACCGAGTTCGACGCGCACGTCACCGGTGTCACGCTGTCCACCGAACAACTGGAATTTGCCAACGAGCGCATGCAGCGCCTCGGCCGCGCCGACCGGGCCGACCTGCGCCTGCAGGACTACCGCGACATCTCCGACGCCCCGTTCGACGCGATCTGCTCGATCGAGATGGTCGAAGCCGTGGGCCGGGAGTACTGGCCGACCTACTTCCAGACGGTGTCGCGCCTGTTGAAACCCGGTGGCAAGGCCTGCGTGCAGAGCATCGTGATCGACGACGAACACTTCGAGCGCTACATCAAGGGCACCGACTTCATCCAGCAGTACGTGTTCCCCGGCGGCTGCCTGCCGTGCCCCCGCGAGTTCCGCGCCCAGGCCGCCAAGGCCGGTCTGGAAGTGGTGGACGAATTCGCATTCGGCCAGGACTACGCACGCACACTGGCCATCTGGCGCGAGCGTTTCCTGCACGAGCAGGAACGCGTGCTGCAGCTCGGCTTCGACCAGCGTTTCCTGCGCATCTGGGAGTTCTACCTGGCGTACTGCGAAGCCGCGTTCGAGCAGGGCAGCACCGACGTGGTCCAGTACACCTTGCGCAAGCCGGTTTGA
- a CDS encoding cryptochrome/photolyase family protein: MNRPTTLPRPLRRLVLVLGDQLWLDNPALAGFDPAQDAVLMIEAPGEASHVWSHNARIALFLSAMRHFQQVLVRKGHPLRYVNLDDAALDQPATASLAARLRHVLTELRPQALWLCEAGEWRLQQDIEATAAAAGVPMRSFDDTHFFCSRQRFARWTQGRKEWRMEFFYREMRREHGVLMDGGEPVGGQWNFDADNRKSYPKQGPGLITPPAQFEPDATTREVMALVQTRFADHPGELKSFAWPVTAEQAREALRHFVDQRLEMFGTYQDAMWTKTPFGWHSLLSVALNLHLIDPREVVAAAEAAHRDRGLPLASVEGFIRQVLGWREFIRGVYWMDMPGMKTANHYGHTRPLPAWYWNAQTHMACMKDAVGQTLEHGYAHHIQRLMLTGQFALLAETDPQQVADWYLAVYVDAIEWVELPNVAGMALYADGGRFTSKPYVASGQYIDRMSDHCKGCRYQPKLRVGAQACPVTTLYWNFLDRHETELAASPRTALMVKNLQRMEPAERQAVRDQAVLTLARLGDL, encoded by the coding sequence ATGAACCGACCGACAACTTTGCCGAGGCCCTTGCGCCGGCTGGTGCTGGTGCTGGGCGACCAGCTCTGGCTGGACAACCCGGCCCTGGCCGGCTTCGACCCTGCGCAAGACGCGGTGCTCATGATCGAAGCGCCCGGCGAAGCCAGCCACGTGTGGAGCCACAATGCCCGCATCGCGTTGTTCCTCTCGGCCATGCGGCACTTCCAGCAGGTGCTGGTGCGCAAGGGCCACCCATTGCGCTACGTGAACCTGGACGACGCCGCACTGGACCAGCCCGCCACCGCTTCGTTGGCCGCGCGGCTGCGACACGTGTTGACCGAACTCCGGCCGCAGGCCTTGTGGCTGTGCGAGGCGGGCGAGTGGCGCTTGCAGCAGGATATTGAAGCCACGGCAGCTGCCGCCGGTGTGCCCATGCGCAGCTTCGACGACACCCACTTTTTCTGCAGCCGCCAGCGCTTCGCGCGCTGGACCCAGGGCCGCAAGGAATGGCGCATGGAGTTCTTCTACCGCGAGATGCGCCGCGAGCACGGCGTGCTCATGGACGGGGGCGAGCCCGTGGGTGGGCAATGGAACTTCGACGCGGACAACCGCAAGAGCTACCCCAAACAAGGCCCGGGGCTGATCACACCACCCGCGCAGTTCGAGCCCGACGCCACCACGCGCGAGGTGATGGCACTCGTGCAGACGCGCTTCGCCGACCACCCGGGTGAACTCAAGAGCTTCGCCTGGCCCGTCACCGCCGAGCAAGCGCGTGAGGCGCTGCGGCATTTTGTCGATCAGCGTCTGGAGATGTTCGGCACCTACCAGGACGCGATGTGGACCAAGACCCCGTTCGGCTGGCATTCTCTGCTGTCGGTGGCGCTGAATCTGCACCTGATCGACCCGCGCGAGGTGGTGGCCGCAGCCGAAGCCGCGCACCGCGACCGGGGTCTGCCGCTGGCCAGTGTGGAAGGCTTCATCCGCCAGGTGCTGGGCTGGCGCGAGTTCATCCGTGGTGTGTACTGGATGGACATGCCCGGCATGAAGACCGCCAACCACTACGGCCACACGCGCCCGCTGCCGGCCTGGTACTGGAACGCGCAGACGCACATGGCCTGCATGAAGGACGCTGTGGGCCAGACGCTGGAACACGGTTATGCGCACCACATCCAGCGCCTCATGCTCACCGGGCAGTTCGCGCTGCTCGCAGAAACCGATCCGCAGCAGGTGGCCGACTGGTACCTCGCGGTCTACGTGGACGCGATCGAATGGGTCGAGCTGCCCAACGTGGCCGGCATGGCGCTCTACGCCGATGGGGGGCGCTTCACCAGCAAACCCTATGTGGCCAGCGGCCAGTACATCGACCGCATGAGCGACCATTGCAAGGGCTGCCGCTACCAGCCGAAGCTGCGTGTGGGTGCTCAGGCTTGCCCGGTGACCACGCTCTACTGGAACTTTCTGGACCGCCACGAGACCGAACTCGCAGCGAGCCCCCGCACCGCGCTGATGGTGAAGAACCTGCAGCGCATGGAGCCAGCCGAACGGCAAGCCGTGCGGGACCAGGCTGTGTTGACCTTGGCCCGCCTCGGCGATTTGTAA
- a CDS encoding rhomboid family intramembrane serine protease, giving the protein MTRPLSWLALCGVHGVVSVVLWWAGGHWADALTWHADTWTRHPWTLWTSAWVHLGTPHLIGNLLVLAAYLTIGWVVRPDARCTLAWLLAWPLVQLSLLLWPDVRQVVGLSGLLHAGALVVAVHLALERLPIQRARFWGVLLAVAVLSKVALEQAWQRPVVWDGTHELFVVQVAHLAGVTWGIVLGLLTAGWPANAGKRGD; this is encoded by the coding sequence ATGACCCGTCCACTCAGCTGGCTCGCGCTGTGCGGTGTGCACGGTGTGGTCAGCGTGGTGCTGTGGTGGGCAGGCGGTCACTGGGCCGACGCGCTGACCTGGCACGCCGACACCTGGACACGGCACCCCTGGACCCTGTGGACCAGCGCCTGGGTGCACCTCGGCACCCCGCACCTGATCGGCAACCTGCTGGTGCTGGCGGCGTATCTCACCATCGGCTGGGTCGTGCGGCCCGACGCGCGTTGCACGCTGGCCTGGCTGCTGGCGTGGCCGCTGGTGCAACTGTCCTTGCTGCTCTGGCCCGATGTGCGCCAGGTCGTCGGTCTCTCAGGCCTGCTGCACGCCGGCGCGCTGGTGGTTGCGGTGCACCTGGCGCTGGAGCGCCTGCCGATCCAGCGTGCGCGCTTCTGGGGTGTGTTGCTGGCAGTGGCGGTGCTCTCCAAGGTGGCGCTGGAGCAGGCCTGGCAGCGGCCCGTGGTGTGGGACGGTACGCACGAACTCTTTGTGGTGCAGGTTGCGCACCTGGCCGGCGTGACCTGGGGCATTGTGCTGGGCCTCTTGACCGCTGGCTGGCCCGCCAACGCAGGCAAACGCGGCGACTGA
- a CDS encoding DUF1365 domain-containing protein, translated as MSSPSVAQIGFGQVRHTRHRPQRNAFTYPTYFLMLPMRSLRLHGPGELARNRRAALSFNDADHGDGRADSLQWLDDLLNQHGIDDAAGEVWLHTYPRVLGYTFKPVSFWYCHRLDGTLRAVLAEVNNTFGERHCYLLDAPHYGQPTEASKVFHVSPFCPVRGRYRFVFMRADGATPRTVARIDYFDDLSGDADSEPLLNTSVSGELQPLNARSLRRALWSYPAMTFGVMARIHWQAVRLWIKRAPFFRQPPAPGDFVTAASLPASPVNAEHSHP; from the coding sequence GTGAGTTCGCCATCGGTCGCACAGATCGGCTTCGGCCAGGTGCGCCACACGCGCCACCGCCCGCAGCGCAACGCCTTCACCTACCCCACCTATTTCCTGATGCTGCCCATGCGCAGCCTGCGCCTGCACGGCCCTGGAGAGCTCGCACGCAACCGCCGCGCAGCGCTCAGCTTCAACGACGCCGACCACGGCGACGGCCGCGCCGACAGCCTGCAGTGGCTCGACGACTTGCTGAACCAACACGGCATTGATGACGCAGCTGGCGAGGTGTGGCTGCACACCTACCCGCGCGTGCTGGGCTACACCTTCAAACCGGTGAGCTTCTGGTACTGCCACCGCCTGGACGGCACGCTGCGCGCGGTGCTGGCCGAGGTGAACAACACCTTCGGCGAGCGCCACTGCTACCTGCTCGACGCGCCGCACTACGGCCAGCCGACCGAAGCGAGCAAGGTGTTCCACGTGTCGCCGTTCTGCCCGGTGCGCGGGCGTTACCGCTTTGTCTTCATGCGTGCCGATGGCGCCACGCCGCGCACCGTGGCGCGCATCGACTATTTCGACGACTTGAGCGGCGACGCCGACAGCGAGCCCCTGCTCAACACCAGCGTGAGTGGTGAACTGCAGCCGCTGAACGCGCGCAGCCTGCGCCGCGCGTTGTGGTCCTACCCCGCCATGACCTTCGGTGTCATGGCCCGCATCCACTGGCAGGCCGTGCGCCTGTGGATCAAACGCGCGCCCTTTTTCCGCCAGCCGCCCGCCCCGGGCGACTTTGTCACCGCCGCCTCCTTGCCGGCCTCTCCCGTGAACGCCGAACACAGCCACCCATGA
- a CDS encoding glutathione peroxidase — MKSALVHGNHRGFTRWAAGCVVVGSALLGPAVQAQAPGSAVTAATAACPALLQHRFDRLQDEKHQSLCQYSGQVVLVVNTASFCGFTGQYEGLEALYAQYKSRGLVVLGFPANDFGRQEPGNNQAIADFCENTFGVKFPMFSKSSVVGREANPLYKQLAQKTGETPQWNFHKYLIGRDGQTVRSYPSTLDPKNPSFVKDIERFLSTKS, encoded by the coding sequence ATGAAGTCAGCGCTTGTCCACGGCAATCACCGTGGTTTCACCCGATGGGCCGCCGGCTGCGTGGTTGTCGGCAGCGCGCTGCTGGGTCCGGCGGTGCAGGCGCAGGCGCCTGGTTCCGCGGTCACCGCAGCCACCGCCGCCTGCCCGGCGCTGCTGCAGCACCGGTTCGATCGTTTGCAGGACGAAAAGCACCAGTCGTTGTGCCAGTACAGCGGGCAGGTGGTGCTGGTGGTCAACACCGCCAGCTTCTGCGGTTTCACCGGCCAGTACGAAGGCCTGGAGGCGCTGTATGCCCAATACAAGTCGCGAGGCCTGGTGGTGCTGGGCTTCCCGGCCAACGACTTCGGCCGCCAGGAACCGGGCAACAACCAGGCGATTGCCGACTTTTGCGAAAACACCTTCGGCGTGAAATTCCCGATGTTCAGCAAGTCCAGCGTGGTCGGTCGCGAGGCCAACCCACTCTACAAACAGCTCGCTCAAAAGACCGGCGAGACCCCGCAATGGAACTTCCACAAGTACCTGATCGGGCGCGACGGGCAGACCGTGCGCAGCTACCCGAGCACCCTCGATCCGAAAAACCCTTCATTTGTGAAGGATATCGAACGATTTCTGTCGACCAAATCGTGA
- a CDS encoding ferritin yields the protein MLYPELFKQLESVRWDMDKDIPWDQFDASALTDEQAQTIKMNAITEWAALPATEMFLRDNRDDSDFSAFMSIWFFEEQKHSLVLMEYLRRFRPDLVPTEKELHDIRFEFDPAPPLETLMLHFCGEIRLNHWYRRASEWHSEPVIKKIYATLSQDEARHGGAYLRYMKRAIGKFGDDARVAFAKVGVLMASARRTAQALHPTNLHVNKDLFPNDTIQSRLPDPEWLEHWLDKQIDFDAVWENRVVERILHNMSLLMEQSFKTVQELNRFRKSLTPPAVIAPA from the coding sequence ATGCTCTACCCCGAACTCTTCAAACAACTCGAATCCGTGCGCTGGGACATGGACAAGGACATTCCTTGGGACCAGTTCGACGCCAGCGCCCTGACCGACGAGCAGGCGCAGACGATCAAGATGAACGCCATCACGGAATGGGCCGCGCTGCCGGCCACCGAGATGTTCCTGCGCGACAACCGCGACGACTCCGACTTCTCGGCCTTCATGTCGATCTGGTTCTTTGAAGAACAGAAACACTCGCTGGTGCTCATGGAGTACCTGCGCCGCTTCCGCCCCGACCTCGTGCCGACCGAAAAGGAACTGCACGACATCCGCTTCGAGTTCGACCCGGCCCCGCCACTGGAAACGTTGATGCTGCATTTCTGCGGCGAAATCCGGTTGAACCACTGGTACCGCCGTGCCAGCGAATGGCACTCGGAGCCGGTCATCAAGAAGATCTACGCCACGCTGAGCCAGGACGAAGCCCGCCACGGCGGCGCCTACCTGCGCTACATGAAGCGCGCCATCGGCAAATTCGGCGACGACGCGCGTGTGGCCTTTGCCAAGGTCGGCGTGCTCATGGCGAGTGCGCGGCGCACCGCGCAAGCCCTGCACCCGACCAACCTGCACGTGAACAAGGACCTGTTCCCCAACGACACCATCCAGAGCCGCCTGCCCGACCCCGAGTGGCTGGAGCACTGGCTGGACAAACAGATCGACTTCGATGCCGTGTGGGAGAACCGCGTGGTCGAGCGCATCCTGCACAACATGAGCCTGCTCATGGAGCAAAGCTTCAAGACCGTGCAGGAGCTCAACCGCTTCCGCAAGTCGCTCACGCCGCCGGCGGTGATTGCGCCGGCCTGA
- a CDS encoding DUF2256 domain-containing protein, producing the protein MSGFKGNKAALPQKPCAACGRPMTWRKKWARSWDQVKYCSERCRGESPKKSS; encoded by the coding sequence ATGAGCGGATTCAAAGGCAACAAGGCTGCTCTGCCGCAAAAACCCTGCGCCGCCTGCGGACGACCGATGACCTGGCGCAAGAAGTGGGCGCGCAGCTGGGATCAGGTGAAGTACTGCAGCGAACGTTGCCGCGGCGAATCTCCCAAGAAATCTTCATGA
- a CDS encoding chalcone isomerase family protein, whose product MKRAALSFALALGCLASVPAGAQAPEPTLSAALQDKTTVGKARLRYWGFDVYDASLWALPGFDIGRFENQRFGLELAYLRDFKGADIAERSIDEMKGLATIEPAQATRWTQAMSKLFPDVKRGDRITGVHVPGSGARFYLNGRLLGEVADDAFSRLFFGIWLSPKTSQPRMRENLIQNIAGATRTP is encoded by the coding sequence ATGAAGCGTGCTGCCCTTTCATTCGCATTGGCCCTTGGCTGTCTGGCCAGCGTTCCTGCGGGCGCACAGGCGCCCGAGCCCACGCTCAGCGCAGCCTTGCAGGACAAGACGACCGTGGGCAAAGCGCGCCTGCGCTACTGGGGCTTCGACGTGTACGACGCCAGCCTGTGGGCGTTGCCCGGCTTCGACATCGGCCGCTTCGAGAACCAGCGCTTCGGTCTGGAGCTGGCCTACCTGCGCGACTTCAAGGGCGCGGACATCGCCGAGCGCTCCATCGACGAGATGAAAGGGCTGGCCACCATCGAGCCCGCCCAGGCCACGCGCTGGACGCAGGCCATGAGCAAGCTGTTTCCCGACGTGAAGCGCGGCGACCGCATCACCGGTGTGCATGTGCCCGGCAGCGGTGCGCGTTTCTACTTGAACGGCAGGCTGCTCGGTGAGGTGGCGGACGATGCGTTTTCCCGCCTGTTCTTCGGCATCTGGCTGTCACCCAAAACCTCGCAGCCGCGCATGCGCGAGAACTTGATCCAGAACATCGCCGGCGCGACGCGCACGCCATGA